The window TTTGCTAAAATAATTTCAAAATGTACTCCTAAACTGTGTTTATTTGTGgcaaaaaaaagataaaactaAACACTGAACAGATTAATCAGGGTTCAATTTTATGCAATTTTCTTTACTAATATTCTGTTTGTCTGTAAGTTACAAAATTGTGACATGAGCTAAAtattataaagttttttttaggagggtttttgtttatgtttgcaTGATAATTCATATAGTTAATACCAGTCAAGATGATTCGCAGTACTTGGATGAGCATCTCTTATCAGGTTTAGTCTGTTTTTGGTGAATAAACTCAGAAGGTCCCggctgaccaatcagaatgaagtaTAAATAGACAGCCATTTTAATAAGCAAAAGTAATTTGTCCCTTACAATTCAAAGATCAATCTGAAGTTTATTATGTGTTTAATCCTTTAGAAATGGCACATATACTATATTTCAGACTACTTGTTGTTGGTAAGTATGTGTTTCTGGTTTATATTTGGTTTTAAGTGTAATAAGATTTGAGtctgttttaataaagaatcaaTTTCTCTCTTTCATAGCTCTCTGTTCAATATCTGAATGCATTCAGCACCGCTATCACTATATAGACATGAATAAGAACTGGACTGAAGCTCAAAGTTACTGCAGAGAGAAGTACACAGATCTGGCCACAGTCGACAACATGAATGACATGAAACAGCTGAAAAAAAGTGTGAACAATCAGATGCACGTCTGGATTGGACTGAACAACTCAGGTGTTTATAAATGGAAGTGGTCTATGGGTGACCCTGTGAACCATACAAACTTAGTAATAAACAGTAGCATTAATGGTGATGGTAATTGTGTATTTATGAGAAATGGAAAATGGAATCATCAGTACTGTGATCAGACATCACGGTTCATCTGCTACAATGGTGAGTGCAGCTCCTTACAACAAACCTTCAAAGCATGCATCATATGTTATCTTTTCATAACGACAACAGACAGTAAAGAAAGAGAAATAGCATTTGAGTCACCGTCAACAAACTACACCTgtgtttttgatttttttttttaagtctatttaaaagtgtataactctagCCCTGGGTGCTTACAGTTTCGTTTGATTCCCTCTAATGTCAGCTTACAGAGAAAAAaattctctatcataatctatgcaaaagttattttactacAACTGAAGAGAGGAaaaataccctttttgtataaaatttccacctaaaaacatttgaattgtccccataaccacatacagtggaataaatgcaatttctttaattttgcagaaaaccctttgaagttactaAAAAGATGCTGTTTgcgacaaatattgttattcaGGGACGGATTGGTAATCTGTGCATTCTGGAAAAGTCCAGAACGGCCGTTCAACGGAGGGCCGTCGCCCGGTCGTcagcaaaaaaagtttaataacACAATATTAACAGCCAACAGCAGGGGCACTAATACGATCACTTATTTGATGCTACGTGTAAAAAACGAGGAAGAAGAGACGGCCTACTAGCTACTAAACGTGATTGGTCCACGGATTCTTGGAATTCGTGAGCCTGAATTCGCGAGCCTGAGCATCACAGCCTGGTCATGATGAGGGACAGACAGAACTAACTTCACATCAGCAAGATGTCCTGTAAGTGCCAGTAGTAGCAGGACACGTGACATTATaatatacaaccccaaaacagaaaaagttgggataCTGTAATAATTGTGAGTAATGGAATAATTAatggaatggaataatttacaaatctcataaacttatattttatttacagtagaatatagataacatatcaaatgttgaaagtaagatattttgaaatgtcatgccaaatattggctcattttgcatttcatgagagctacacattccaaaaaaagttgggacaggtagcaataagaggccagaaaattgtAATGTACACGTAAGAAAAGCTTAAGGactaatttgcaacttattaggtcatttggcaacatgattgggtataaaaagagcctctcagagtggcagtgtctttcagaagtcaagatgggcagagaatcacaaATTTccccaatgctgcagcgaaaaatagttttctgagtttctcagagaaaaattgcaaagagattgaagttatcatcatctgcagtgcataatatcattcaaaggcttagagaatctggaacaatctctgtgcgtaaagCTCAAGACCGACAAACCATACTTGATGCCTGTGATCTTCGGGCTCTtagacagcactgcatcacatagaggaatgctactgtaatggaaatcacattatgggctcaggaatacctccagaaaacattgtcagtcaacacaatccaccgtgtcattcgctgttgccaaCTAAAcctctataggtcaaaaaagaaaccatatctaaacatgatccagaagcgcaggcgttttccctgggcaaggctcatttaaaatggactgtgGCAAAGggaaaaactgttctgtggtccaaagaatcaaaatttgaagttctttttggaaaactgggacgcgtgcatctctgatggtttggggttgcatgagtgcgtgtggcatgggcagcttacacatctggaaaggcaccatcaatgctgaaaggtttatccaagttctagatacatttgatcccattcagacgtcgtctctttcagggaagaccttgcattttccaacataacaatgccagaccacatactgcatcaattacaacatcatggCTGCTTAGAAaaaggatctgagtactgaaatggccagcctgcagtccagatctttcacccatagaaaacatttggtgcatcataaagaggaagatgcgacaaagacgACCTATGACAGATaagcaactagaagtctgtattagacaagaatagtacaacattcctattccttaacattggtcctcctccagctgttccttatatgtacatttaaattttcttgcctcttattgctacccgTCCCAACCCCCTCTGGAATGTgcagctctcatgaaatccaaaatgagccaacaCCCGGCATGACACCccaaaatgtatcactttcaacatttgatatgttatctatattctattgtgaataaaatataagtttataagATTTGTAAATTAGTTCATTcctttttactcacaatttctacagtgtcccaactttttctgttttggggttgtaatatacatgatataaaaataaataaaactcgcGTAAAAATTAACGTAATGCGCAACTACTGTTAGAGAgagacgtgtgtgtgtgtgtgtgtgtgtgtgtgtgtgtgagagagagagagagagagagagagagaggcgtgGGCGCGATTGAACAATGGAAacgtaaaaacaatacatacttCGTCATTTAGTTCATATGGGACATCATTCATTTGTATACAGTcgcaataaaacaaaacaaaatattgtGCTTTTGTTCAAAGTGTAAACTCTTGTCAAACTGTATTATCTACAACTGTCATCTAaccaaaatcacacacacaagcaaaaaatatttatccaaCCTCATTTAAAACAGTCTGTGGGTGGACATTCATCGTATTGCATTGgtttttatttctttcattGACTTTATTGTATATGAGAGGTTGTAGTGAGCTCACATTTTCTGCTACAATGAAGACTAAGGTATTGAATTAAACGGGTAAATATCAGGCATGCATTGCAACCACTCTAAACGTGCTAATAAGAAAGGGGGCTAAATAATTGACAAAATTTTAGTTTAACCAAAAAAATCCTAGCTTCCACTTTCTGTCTGTGTTCCATCAGAGTGCAGTTCTTCCTTGTCTTTCctatatttgtgtttattattgtgGAATTGGCAAAGACCTGGTGGTTGTTTGTGAAAGCTTTACAGGCAACCCAGCTAGCAAAAAGTCGTCTATTGGACGTTGAGTAGACGTAAACCTTCAACGTCTAATTTTGGTCCActgaaggttgaaaatgaaaattgaaaagacgtcaaattTGTCCAACTTTTCAACGTTAAAAACAGGTCGATCTTCAACGTCTAATTTTGGTCCAttgaaggttgaaaatgaaaattgaaaagacgtcatATTCGTCCATCTTTTCAACGTTCAAATCAGGTCGATCTTCAACGTCTAATTTTGGTCCATATTCATCCATCTTTTCAATGTTGAAAACAGGACCACATTAACATaccaaataacattttataaaatgaaacaaagcttTAAAGGGTTATAAGAACTTtaataaaacagcacattttaaatAGTGCAAACAGTCAAGTAACCAACAGATTTCACAGTCTGCAATAAACAGGTCGGTCCAGTAACCAACACAGAGTGCAATAAACATATACCAACACAGATTTCAGAACGCAGTAAACATAGGTCAATCCAATGCAATGAGCCAGAGGTTTTCAAAGCTGTCCTGGAGGActactagtactgcacaatttgcatgtctccctcattagacacacctggtttaaatttTCAGCTCATTAGTAAAGACTGCAAGACTTGAACTGGGTgtgtaaggtaactgaatgaggtgtgtcacaaaagggaaacatgcaaaaggtgcagtactagtggtcctccaggacagcttTGAAAATCCCTGCTATGAGCAGTCCAGAGCTTTCTGTAATCTGGCAGTTGGTTGGGCTTCTCTCTGTGATGATGGGTGGAAGATTCGCGTCACATTCACACGCCTCTTCGCTTCTTCTTCTTTAAGTTTTATGGCGGTTGGCAACTACCTTTAAtggtgcattaccgccacctgGTGGGGTGGGGTAATTATATCATGAATCCTCATTGCACCTCAATCGCAGTTTCAaattttttataactttgacGTAATATGTAAAACtctttacatttacttaagatAATTGTAGAAATGAGTGAAGAGTCCATGATAAATCCAAACCAGCCGTATTTATTACATAAACATCTGT is drawn from Misgurnus anguillicaudatus chromosome 6, ASM2758022v2, whole genome shotgun sequence and contains these coding sequences:
- the LOC141364161 gene encoding P-selectin-like, which produces MAHILYFRLLVVALCSISECIQHRYHYIDMNKNWTEAQSYCREKYTDLATVDNMNDMKQLKKSVNNQMHVWIGLNNSGVYKWKWSMGDPVNHTNLVINSSINGDGNCVFMRNGKWNHQYCDQTSRFICYNDKLVLINKSLSWSDALSYCRQNHVDLVSVDSEEIQRWVSRLVKQASTPEVWLGLRHSCALGVWFWMNGQMVCYQNWVNSTVDKSCDTVRSGAVQSEDQRWISLPQTKQLNFICTRYEE